A single genomic interval of Prionailurus viverrinus isolate Anna chromosome A2, UM_Priviv_1.0, whole genome shotgun sequence harbors:
- the RASAL3 gene encoding RAS protein activator like-3: MDPSSPCKASQTRPAASSLLTSYRWHTAGDGEKVAGGSRWGRLAGWGRALSHQEPVVSSQPASRSLFRRVLSAPPKESRTSRLRLSKTLWGRHKSPLLEPEPEPEAPEPEPEPETPAPQIPEAPTPDVPIWNIGAFTLLDGKLVLLGSEEEGPRRPRLGSASSGGSIQVAMGSLRDPDRTPGKTEPEAAGPNQVHNVRGLLKRLKEKKKARSELGANASRDGPPSALGSRESLATLSELDLGAERDVRVWPLHPSLLEEPHCFQVTWAGGSRCFSCRSAAERDRWIEDLRRHFQPSQDNLEREETWLSVWVHEAKGLPRAAAGTAGLRAELWLDGALLARTAPRAGPGQLFWAERFHFEALPPARRLSLRLRGAGPGGAALGRVALALEELGVPRAPAAGLERWFPLLGAPVGAALRARIRARRLRVLPSERYKELAEFLTFHYARLCGALEPALSAQAKEELAAAMVRVLQATGRAQALVTDLGTAELARSGGREALLFRENTLATKAIDEYMKLVAQDYLQETLGQVVRRLCASTEDCEVDPSKCPPPELPQHQARLRNSCEEVFQNIIHSYNWFPAELGTVFSGWREACKARGSEALGPRLVCASLFLRLLCPAILAPSLFGLAPEHPAPGPARALTLIAKVIQNLANSAPFGEKEAYMGFMNSFLEDHGPAMQQFLDQVAMVDVDAAPSGYQGSSDLALQLAVLHAQLCTIFAELDQATRDSLEPLPTILRAIEEGRPVPVTVPMRLPPPPAQVHSSFSAGEKPGFLAPRDLPKHTPLISKSQSLRSVHGAGSWARPQPDEERPPRLPRPVQRTQSVPAGRPARRRPSAGPRPRPKSSLRAGPAPRGRPWTGASASLPRKPSVPWQRQLDQPRDRDQALGTHRPVGKLAELQCEVAALREEQKALSRLVESLGTDIRALMERQEQLQGQLQDLDSRLRQGTSQLDPESGRPSGEDHRLKSLERRLAEMESTQVQLRNVVQSLQLLSRTPGSRSQSLPLKPPCINGDTT, encoded by the exons ATGGACCCATCATCACCGTGCAAGGCCTCCCAAACCCGGCCTGCAGCTTCGTCCCTGCTAACCTCCTACCGCTGGCACACAGCGGGTGATGGGGAGAAAGTAGCTGGAGGGTCCCGCTGGGGCCGACTtgcaggctgggggagggcacTAAGCCACCAGGAGCCCGTGGTCAGCAGTCAGCCAGCCTCTCGCTCGCTGTTCCGTCGTGTCCTCTCTGCGCCCCCCAAGGAATCACGCACAAGCCGCCTCCGGCTATCCAagaccctctgggggaggcaTAAGAGCCCACTGCTGGAACCAGAGCCAGAGCCGGAGGCCCCAG AGCCTGAGCCAGAGCCAGAGACCCCTGCCCCACAGATCCCGGAGGCCCCCACACCTGACGTACCCATCTGGAACATTGGGGCCTTCACCCTGCTTGATGGGAAGCTGGTGCTGCTTGGCAGTGAGGAGGAG GGTCCTCGCCGGCCCCGGCTGGGGAGTGCTAGCTCTGGGGGCAGCATCCAGGTAGCCATGGGGAGCCTCAGGGATCCAG ATCGGACCCCCGGAAAGACCGAGCCAGAGGCTGCTGGCCCCAACCAGGTCCACAACGTTCGG GGATTGCTCAAGAggctgaaagagaagaaaaaggccaGGTCAGAGCTTGGAGCCAATGCCTCCCGGGATGG GCCTCCCAGTGCTCTGGGCTCTCGGGAATCGCTGGCCACGCTCTCCGAGCTGGACTTGGGTGCTGAGCGGGATGTGCGTGTCTGGCCACTGCATCCCAGCCTCCTGGAGGAGCCTCACTGTTTCCAG GTAACTTGGGCGGGCGGGAGCCGCTGCTTTTCTTGTCGCTCCGCCGCTGAGAGAGACCGCTGGATCGAGGACCTTCGCCGCCACTTCCAACCCAGCCAG GACAACTTGGAGCGGGAAGAGACGTGGCTGAGCGTGTGGGTGCACGAGGCAAAAGGGCTGCCCCGAGCGGCGGCGGGGACAGCAGGCCTGCGCGCCGAGCTGTGGCTGGACGGCGCGCTGCTGGCGCGCACAGCGCCGCGGGCTGGCCCGGGCCAGCTCTTCTGGGCCGAGCGCTTCCACTTCGAGGCGCTGCCTCCGGCGCGTCGCCTGTCGTTACGGCTGCGCGGCGCTGGCCCAGGGGGAGCGGCGCTGGGCCGCGTGGCACTGGCACTGGAGGAGCTGGGCGTCCCCCGCGCGCCCGCCGCGGGCCTGGAGCGGTGGTTCCCGCTGCTCGGGGCGCCAGTAGGCGCCGCGCTGCGGGCGCGGATCCGGGCGCGGCGCCTGCGCGTGCTGCCGTCGGAGCGCTACAAGGAGCTGGCGGAGTTCCTCACCTTCCACTACGCGCGCCTCTGCGGGGCGCTGGAGCCCGCGTTGTCTGCCCAGGCCAAGGAGGAGCTGGCGGCTGCCATGGTGCGCGTGCTGCAGGCCACCGGCCGGGCGCAG GCACTGGTGACAGATCTGGGCACCGCAGAGCTGGCGCGCAGTGGAGGCCGTGAGGCGCTGCTGTTCCGGGAAAACACATTGGCCACCAAGGCCATCGATGAGTACATGAAGCTGGTGGCACAGGATTACCTCCAAGAGACTCTGG GGCAGGTCGTGCGGCGTCTCTGTGCTTCCACTGAGGACTGTGAAGTGGaccccagcaagtgccctccccCAGAGCTGCCACAGCACCAGGCCAGACTGCGAAACAGTTGTGAGGAAGTCTTCCAAAACATCATCCACTCCTACAA CTGGTTCCCAGCAGAGCTGGGCACTGTGTTTTCAGGCTGGAGAGAAGCATGCAAGGCCCGTGGCTCTGAGGCACTGGGCCCCCGACTGGTGtgtgcctctctcttcctgcGGCTCCTGTGTCCTGCCATCCTGGCACCCAGCCTCTTTGGTCTGGCACCAGAGCACCCCGCACCTGGCCCAGCCCGCGCCCTCACACTGATCGCCAAGGTCATCCAGAACCTCGCCAACAGTGCCCC GTTTGGTGAGAAGGAGGCCTACATGGGCTTCATGAATAGCTTCCTGGAGGATCATGGACCAGCCATGCAACAATTCCTGGACCAAGTGGCCATGGTGGATGTGGATGCAGCACCCAGTGGTTACCAGGGCAGCAGTGACCTAGCCCTCCAGCTGGCAGTCCTGCACGCCCAGCTCTGTACCATCTTTGCTGAACTTGACCAG GCAACCCGTGACAGCCTGGAACCCCTGCCCACCATCCTGCGAGCCATTGAGGAGGGCCGGCCTGTACCTGTGACTGTGCCAATGCgtctcccaccacccccagcccaaGTTCACTCCAG TTTCTCTGCAGGGGAGAAGCCAGGCTTCCTGGCTCCCCGGGATCTTCCCAAGCACACCCCGCTCATCTCCAAGAGCCAGTCCCTACGCAGCGTTCACGGCGCAGGGAGTTGGGCGCGACCGCAGCCGGACGAAGAGCGGCCCCCGAGGCTGCCCCGGCCGGTGCAGCGCACGCAGAGCGTCCCTGCGGGCCGCCCCGCTCGTCGCCGCCCCTCTGCAGGGCCGCGGCCACGACCCAAAAGCTCGCTACGCGCAGGGCCCGCTCCCCGCGGCCGGCCCTGGACCGGGGCCTCAGCATCGTTGCCTCGGAAGCCCTCGGTGCCGTGGCAGCGCCAGCTGGACCAGCCGCGGGACAGAGACCAGGCGCTGGGCACGCACCGACCCGTGGGCAAG TTGGCAGAGCTGCAGTGTGAGGTGGCCGCCCTGCGCGAGGAACAGAAGGCTCTGTCCCGCCTCGTGGAGTCGCTGGGCACCGACATCCGGGCTTTGATGGAGAGGCAGGAGCAGCTTCAGGGCCAGCTGCAAGACCTGGACTCCAGGCTCCGCCAAGG GACCTCGCAGTTGGATCCAGAGAGTGGCCGTCCAAGCGGTGAGGATCACAGGCTGAAAAGTCTG GAGCGCCGCCTGGCTGAGATGGAGAGTACTCAGGTCCAGCTGAGGAATGTGGTGCAAAGCCTGCAGCTTCTTTCAAGAACGCCGGGGTCCCGGAGCCAGTCCCTCCCCCTCAAACCACCGTGTATCAACGGAGATACCACCTGA
- the PGLYRP2 gene encoding N-acetylmuramoyl-L-alanine amidase, with translation MSLRSWNPTMVAQGVLWVLFGLLLRPEPGTATLPLFMDSVIQALAELEQKVPATKARHTASAWLLLAQESGPRDLVHHFLLEGRSLKATRLDPHQLSPELRGLTKDVVQHGVRAGQEYGVVLAPDGSTVAVEPLLAGLEAGLQGYRVVNLPLDSTASPLDAGATFADTEATVPDVRATSPGFRDTLPDVISADVGARYSNVRAADLDVKPTSPGVRPGSPDVPVTSPDVQAPSPGTKVKSPTTVDSLLVVTLARDLGLAFLQGPQTWSHSGLGTDGCWDQLSAPRTFTLLDSKASPVTMAFLNGALDGALLGDYLSRTPEPRLPLSHLLSQYYGAGVAGNPGLCSNLRRQNGAALISAPTLTQQVWGALILLQKLEPTHPQLQGMSQEQLAQVATNATKEFTEAFLGCPAIHPRCRWGAAPYRGLPTPLQLPLGFLYVHHTYVPAPPCTDFAHCAADMRSMQRFHQDTRGWDDIGYSFVVGSDGYVYEGRGWHWVGAHTRGHNSRGFGVAFVGNYTAELPAKAALHIVQDVLPGCAVRAGLLRPDYQMLGHRQLVRTECPGDALFDLLRTWPRFAANVKPRTARRASRRSRRKPPPMILSASDLQ, from the exons ATGTCCCTCAGAAGCTGGAACCCCACAATGGTGGCCCAGGGTGTCCTCTGGGTCCTGTTTGGATTGCTGCTGCGGCCGGAGCCCGGGACAG CAACCCTGCCCCTGTTCATGGACTCTGTCATCCAGGCCCTGGCTGAGCTCGAGCAGAAGGTACCAGCCACCAAGGCCAGGCACACTGCTTCTGCATGGCTGCTGTTAGCCCAGGAGTCGGGTCCCCGCGATCTTGTCCATCACTTCCTGCTGGAGGGGCGGAGTCTCAAGGCCACCAGGCTGGATCCCCACCAACTGAGCCCAGAGCTTCGAGGTCTAACCAAGGACGTGGTCCAACATGGTGTTCGGGCTGGGCAGGAATATGGAGTTGTGCTGGCACCCGATGGCTCAACGGTGGCAGTGGAGCCTCTTCTGgcggggctggaggcagggctgCAGGGGTACAGGGTTGTAAACCTGCCCTTGGACAGCACGGCCAGCCCTCTGGATGCTGGAGCCACCTTTGCAGACACTGAAGCCACGGTTCCCGACGTAAGAGCCACATCTCCAGGGTTCAGGGATACCCTTCCAGATGTCATCTCTGCAGATGTTGGAGCCAGGTATTCAAATGTGAGAGCCGCAGATCTAGATGTCAAACCCACCTCTCCAGGTGTTAGACCTGGCTCTCCAGATGTCCCCGTCACCTCTCCGGATGTCCAAGCTCCCTCGCCAGGTACCAAAGTCAAGTCCCCGACCACGGTGGACAGCCTCCTGGTGGTCACCCTGGCCAGAGACCTGGGTCTGGCCTTCCTCCAGGGCCCTCAGACCTGGAGTCATTCAGGCCTGGGAACCGACGGTTGCTGGGACCAGCTCTCTGCCCCCCGGACCTTCACACTCTTAGACTCCAAGGCATCGCCAGTCACCATGGCCTTCCTCAACGGTGCCCTGGATGGGGCCCTCCTAGGAGATTATCTAAGCCGAACTCCTGAGCCCCGGCTACCTCTCAGCCACCTACTGAGCCAATACTATGGTGCTGGGGTGGCTGGAAATCCAGGACTTTGCAGCAACCTCCGACGGCAGAACGGAGCTGCTCTGATTTCAGCCCCTACATTGACCCAGCAGGTGTGGGGGGCCCTCATCCTGCTACAGAAGCTGGAGCCAACACACCCTCAACTGCAGGGCATGAGCCAAGAACAGCTGGCACAGGTAGCGACCAACGCTACCAAGGAATTCACTGAGGCCTTCCTGG GGTGCCCGGCCATCCACCCCCGTTGCCGCTGGGGCGCAGCACCATATCGGGGCCTCCCGACGCCGCTGCAGCTGCCCCTCGGGTTCTTGTATGTACATCACACGTACGTGCCGGCGCCACCCTGCACGGATTTCGCGCACTGCGCCGCCGACATGCGCTCGATGCAACGCTTCCACCAAGATACTCGGGGTTGGGACGACATCGGCTACAG TTTCGTGGTAGGCTCAGACGGCTACGTGTATGAGGGCCGCGGCTGGCACTGGGTGGGCGCGCACACTCGCGGCCACAACTCCCGCGGCTTCGGCGTGGCCTTCGTGGGCAACTACACTGCGGAGCTGCCGGCGAAGGCTGCGCTTCACATCGTGCAGGACGTGCTCCCCGGCTGCGCCGTGCGCGCTGGCCTCCTGCGGCCAGACTACCAGATGCTTGGCCACCGCCAGCTCGTGCGCACGGAGTGTCCTGGGGACGCGCTCTTCGACTTGCTGCGCACCTGGCCGCGCTTCGCTGCG AATGTGAAACCCAGAACAGCCAGGAGGGCTTCTAGAAGATCCAGAAGGAAGCCACCTCCAATGATCCTGTCAGCCTCAGACCTCCAATAA